A genomic segment from Aegilops tauschii subsp. strangulata cultivar AL8/78 chromosome 1, Aet v6.0, whole genome shotgun sequence encodes:
- the LOC109751501 gene encoding uncharacterized protein encodes MAATSVASAPRPLRATPRRHPCAPCRHHYAAPPHALRRPRLAVSASSAEETSSASSSSSSRFYFNFTGFPFPLGPFLNRRTTRTEAVKGSVWLFEQEQALGFSSVSTNTRMTVVKLRSGGLWVHAPIAPTKECIQLIKELGAPVEHIVLPTFAYEHKVFLGPFSRKFPRAQVWVAPRQWSWPVNLPLEFFGVFRSKPLEDEDDATPWAAEIEQKVLSSPEVGIGPYVEVAFYHKPSRTLLVTDAVIFVPRQPPDCISKESLLAAAKNGLAVKILSKGREVPDDPVEDNKLTRQTGWERMVLQILFLGPSNLLEPNASFAQMSQKLIVSPIVKTLVFSKVPEKVRDWVDRIAADWPFRRIIPAHFAAPINASRSDFLAAFAFLDEFLPDRPAGSPGLSLIFASLMGKAASYFPPDDMKTLSSLDDFLVSVGAVKKTVSGRKR; translated from the exons ATGGCAGCCACATCCGTCGCCTCCGCCCCGCGCCCGCTCCGCGCGACGCCGCGCCGGCATCCCTGCGCGCCCTGCCGCCACCACTACGCCGCGCCGCCCCACGCCCTCCGCAGGCCGCGCCTCGCCGTCTCGGCCTCCTCCGCCGAAGAAACCAGcagcgcctcctcctcgtcgtcgtcccgGTTCTACTTCAACTTCACCGGCTTCCCCTTCCCGCTCGGCCCCTTCCTCAACCGCCGCACCACCCGCACCGAG GCGGTGAAGGGCAGCGTATGGCTGTTCGAGCAGGAGCAGGCGCTGGGCTTCAGCAGCGTCTCCACCAACACGCGCATGACCGTCGTCAAGCTCCGCTCCGGCGGGCTGTGGGTGCACGCCCCCATCGCCCCCACCAAGGAATGCATCCAG CTGATCAAGGAGCTGGGCGCGCCGGTGGAGCACATCGTGCTGCCGACCTTCGCGTACGAGCACAAGGTCTTCCTCGGGCCCTTCTCCAGGAAGTTCCCCAGGGCGCAGGTGTGGGTGGCGCCGCGCCAGTGGAGCTGGCCCGTCAACCTGCCGCTCGAGTTCTTCGGGGTCTTCCGCTCCAAGCCCctcgaggacgaggacgacgccacgccctgggccgccgAGATCGAGCAGAAGGTGCTCAGCTCGCCGGAAGTTG GGATTGGGCCGTATGTGGAGGTGGCGTTCTACCATAAGCCTTCCAGGACATTGCTGGTGACGGATGCTGTGATCTTTGTTCCTCGGCAGCCGCCCGATTGCATCAGCAAAGAGTCCTTGTTGGCAGCTGCCAAGAACGGCTTGGCAGTGAAGATATTGAGCAAAGGGAGGGAGGTTCCTGATGATCCCGTTGAGGACAACAAGCTGACCCGGCAGACTG GGTGGGAGAGGATGGTACTTCAAATACTGTTTCTCGGCCCCTCAAATCTTCTGGAGCCGAATGCGAGCTTCGCTCAAATGTCTCAGAAACTGATCGTCTCACCAATCGTGAAGACGCTCGTTTTCAGCAAGGTTCCAGAGAAG GTGAGGGACTGGGTGGACAGGATCGCGGCGGACTGGCCGTTCCGGCGGATCATCCCGGCGCACTTTGCTGCCCCGATCAACGCGAGCCGGTCTGACTTCCTGGCCGCCTTCGCCTTCCTCGACGAGTTCCTCCCGGACCGCCCCGCCGGGTCGCCCGGCCTCTCCCTCATTTTCGCGTCGCTCATGGGCAAGGCGGCCAGCTACTTCCCGCCGGACGACATGAAGACCCTCTCGTCGCTGGACGACTTCCTGGTCTCCGTCGGCGCCGTCAAGAAGACCGTCTCCGGAAGGAAGCGATGA
- the LOC109751502 gene encoding uncharacterized protein: MGRSWSCALRLLFLASLLLLCSALPPPPPPGRGSASASPAELTAADEAVLARMCNPRAGPRPAWCEELHLIRRRVLRGGARHRHGGHHHHHQGAPTVPLPPPGRDEVDMRYGVSKRRVPTGPNPLHN, translated from the coding sequence ATGGGGCGTTCTTGGTCCTGCGCCCTCCGCCTCCTCTTCTTGGCGTCCCTGCTCCTCCTCTGCTccgccctgccgccgccgccgcctccgggACGCGGGAGCGCGAGCGCGAGCCCCGCGGAGCTGACGGCCGCCGACGAGGCGGTCCTCGCCAGGATGTGCAACCCGCGCGCCGGCCCGCGCCCGGCGTGGTGCGAGGAGCTGCACCTGATCAGGCGGCGCGTCCTGAGGGGAGGCGCGCGGCACCGCCACGgcggccaccaccaccaccaccagggcgcgcccacggTGCCGCTGCCCCCGCCGGGCCGCGACGAGGTCGACATGCGCTACGGCGTCTCCAAGCGGCGCGTCCCCACGGGCCCCAACCCGCTGCACAACTGA